CACCGCCTCCACCACCTACAACGAGCCGTTCAACCTGGCCCGGAAGTTCGCCTCGCTGGACCACCTCAGCGGCGGCCGGGCCGGCTGGAACATCGTCACCTCCGCCCAGTCCCGGGAGGCGTGGAACTTCAACCTCGACGACCATCCCGCGCACGCCGACCGCTACCGCCGGGCCGCCGAGTTCGTCGAGGTGGCCACCAAGCTCTGGGACAGCTGGGAGGACGACGCACTGGTCCTGGACGCGGCGGCGGGCGTCTTCGCCGACACCGACCGGGTGCACGAGGTGGGCCACGCGGGGGAGAGCTTCCAGGTGCGCGGGCCGCTCAACACGCCCCGGCCGCCGCAGGGCCGGCCGCTGCTGGTGCAGGCCGGCTCGTCCATCGACGGGATCGCCTTCGCCGCCCGCTACGCCGAGGCCGTCTTCACCGCCCAGCAGACCCTCGCCGACGGGCAGGCCTTCTACGCCGCGCTCAAGCGGACCACCGCCGACGCCGGCCGCGACCCCGACCTGGTCAAGGTGCTGCCCGGCATCGCCCCGGTGATCGGGGGTACGGAGGCCGAGGCGCAGGCCCTCGCCGCCGAGCTGGAGGCGCTGATCGTGCCCGAGCACGCCCTCGCCCAGCTCTCCGGGATGACCGGGATCGACCTGGCCGCGCTGCCGCTGGACGGCCCGCTGCCCGACCTGCCCGACGTCTCCGCCGTGCAGTCCCACCAGAGCCGCTACCAACTCGTGGTCGACCTGGCCCGGCGGGAGCAGCTCACCATCCGGCAGCTCATCGGCCGGCTCGGCGGCGGTCGCGGGCACCGGGTCGTCGCCGGCACCCCCGAGCAGATCGCCGACCAGATCGAACTCTGGTTCACCCAGGGCGCCGCCGACGGCTTCAACGTCATGCCACCCCTGCTGCCCCACGGACTGGAGGCATTCGTGGACCACGTCGTGCCGCTGCTGCGCCGGCGCGGCCTGTTCCGGCACGAGTACACCGGCCGGACGCTGCGCGAGCACTACGGGCTGCCCCGCCCCGCCAGCGCGTACGCCGGCCGTGAGCTGGTGACCGCGTGACCACCGTGGACCGGCCGGACACCGGCACCCTGGAACTGCGCCCCGTCGACACCGATCTGTTCCGCAGCCTGCTGCGCCGGCAGGCGGCCACCGTCACCGTGGTCACCGCGCCCGGCCTGGCCGCCAACCGGCACCTGCCCGCGCTGCCGCCGGCCGGGTTCACCGCCACCTCGTTCACCTCGGTGTCACTGGACCCGCCGCTGGTCTCGTTCTGCCTGGGCCGGTCCTCGTCGAGCTGGCCCACCGTGGACCGGGCCGAGCACCTGGCGGTGCACCTGCTCGCCGCCGGCCAGCAGGAGGTGGCCCGGATCTTCGCCACCAGCGGCATCGACCGGTACGCCGCCCACCCCGGCTGGCGGCAGGGCCCGTTCGGGGTGCCGCTGATCGACGCCGCCCTGGCGGTGCTGCTGTGCCGGGTGGTCCGCCGGATCGACGCCGGCGACCACACCATCGTGCTCGGTGAACCCCTCGCGCTCGGCACCGGCGAGGACGGCGACCCACTCGTGCACCACCGGGGCGGCTTCACCACCACCGTCGGGCCGTGGTGACCGCGCCACCCGCGCCGGACCTGCTCGCGCTGGACCGGGCCGCCCAGGACCTGCTGTTCCGGGCGGCCCGGACGGCCACCGCGTTCACCACCGAGCCGGTCGACGACGCTCAGGTCGAGGCGATCCACGAGCTGGTCCGGTACGGCCCGACCGCGCTGAACGCCCAACCGCTGCGGGTGCTGCTGCTGCGCTCGACGGCGGCTCGGGAGCGGCTGCTGCCGTACGTGAGCGCGGGCAACCGGGAGAAGACGGCGGGCGCGCCGCTGGTGGCGGTGCTGGCCGCGGACGTCGACTGGCACGAGTGGCTGCCGAAGGTGTTCCCGCACCGGCCGCAGGCCCGCGACTGGTTCGCCGGTGACCCCGCCGGCCGGGAGGCCCAGGCCCGGTTCAACGCCGCGCTCCAGATCGGCTACCTGATCGTCGGCGTACGGGCCGCCGGGCTGGCGGCCGGGCCGATGGCCGGCTTCGACGCACCCGGCGTGGAGCGGGAGTTCTTTCCCGACGGGCGGCACCGGGTGCTGCTGCTGATGAACATCGGCCGGCCCGCCGGGGACGCCCACCGGGCACGGCTGCCCCGGCTGGACCACGCCGAGGTGGTCCGCACGCTCTGAACGGTGGTCAGCGCGGTTCCCAGGCGTCCGGGCGGGCGATCAGCTTCCGGACGTGCCCGGGGAGCTTGCCGCTGGCCATCTCGGCGAGGCTGACCTCGTCGACGACCTGCCGGACGGCGGCGCGCACCGCCACCCAGAGCCGGGGCAGGTTCTCCGCCGCGCCGGCGTACTGCGTCTCCTCGGGGCGTACGCCGCGCACCCCGGCGAGCGGGCCGTCCACGGCGCGCAAAATCTGCCCGATGGTGACGTCGCGGGGCGGCCGGGCGAGGGTGTAGCCGCCCTCGGCGCCGCGCTGGGCCCGGACGATCCCGGCACGGCGCAGGTCCGCCAGGACGGCCTCCAGGAACTTGCGGGGCATGTCCTGCTCGGCGGCGATGACCTGGGTCGACAGCAGGGCGGGGTACGCGGTGGCCAGGCTCAGGGCCGCCCGGACCGCGTAGTCGCCGCGCGCGGAGATCTGCACCCCGTCATCATGCCCGGCCGTTGCCCACCGGGGAGTCGGCGGGCCGACGCGGGCGCACCATGCGGACAGTCGCCGGCTGTTCCCGGTTGGCCCGGAAGGCTCCCGGGCTGACCCCGACCTCCCGGGTGAAGAACCGGCCGAAGTTGGTCGGCTCGGGAAAACCCAGCCGCCGGCCGATCCCGGCGATCGGCTCGTCGGTGGCCGCGAGCAGCCGGCTGGCCTGCAACGCCACCCGCTCGTCGATCACCTGCTTGGCGCTGCGGCCGGTGACGGCCAGGCAGGCCCGGGTGAGGGTACGCACCGAGCAGCCCAGTCGCGCGGCATAGTCCTCGACCCGGCGGGTGTGTCGGTAGTCGCGCTCCACCTCCCGGCAGAGCCGGTGGAAGGTGACCGACTCGCCGCGCGGGGCCGACCGGTCCGGCCCACCGGGCAGCAGGCTGAGCCGCAGCAGCAGCACGGCGAGCTGGTGCCGCAGCAGCGCCCGGGCCGCCGGTACGTCCCGGTGCCGCTCGGCGTCCACCGCCAGCTGGGTCACCTCGCTGATCACCGCGTCCTCGTCCTCCCCGGCGAGCTGCCGGTAGGCCGGCACCGCGTCCGGGTCGACGTCCAGCCCGCGCAGCGTCCCCGCGCCCCAGCGCACCACCGTCGCGTCGAGCTGGGTGCCGAGGCAGCGCAGCACCTGACCGGCGCGGACCCGCAGCAGCGTGCCGGGCCGGCAGGGCAGCGCCCGGAAGTCCAGTTCTGCGGTGCCGTGCCCGCCGGTGACCAGGATCAGCAGGTCGGCGTCGACGAGCACCGGCCGCCGCCAGCCCGGCTCGGGGGCCAGGTCGGCGAGGGCGCCGGTGCCGATCTCGTCGATGTCGGACGGGAGGTCGGTGCGGGTTGCCGGGGAGAGCTGACCGGGAGTGACCATCGTCCCGACGTTAACCGGACAACCTGCACCTTGCATCTCGACCGGGGTCGGCGGGCGGGGGTTGTCGCCGTGGTCACGCCCGATTAGGTTACCGATCGGTAGCCGGGCCGGCGGGTCCCGCCGAGGCGCGAGGGGATGCGGATGAGCGAGCTGTTCTCGGTCGACGGCAAGACCGTCCTGGTCACCGGCGGGTCGCGGGGGATCGGGCTGATGATCGCCCGGGGCTTCGTCCGGGCGGGCGCGCGCGTGATCATCTCCTCGCGCAAGGCCGACGTGTGCGCCCGGGTCGCCGCCGAACTCTCCGCCGAGGGGCGGTGCGAGGCGATCCCCGCCGACCTGAGCCACGACGAGGGCGCGCAGGGGCTGGCCGCCGCGGTGTGCGAGCGCACCGACCGACTCGACGTGCTGGTCAACAACGCCGGCGCGACCTGGGGCGCGCCGCTGGAGGCATACCCGGAGGCCGCGTTCGACAAGCTCTGGGCGGTCAACGTCAAGGCCGTCTTCCGGCTCACCACCGCGCTGCTGCCGGCGCTGCGCGCGGCAGCGAGCGCCGACGACCCGGCCCGCGTCATCACCATCGGGTCGGTCGACGGCCTCCGCGTCCCGTTCATGGAGGTGTACGCCTACTCGGCCACCAAGGCCGCCGTGCACATGCTCACCCGCAGCCTCGCCCACCAGCTCGCCGCCGAACGGATCACCGTCAACGCGATCGCGCCCGGACCGTTCGAGAGCCGGATGATGGCGTTCGCGCTCGACGACCCGGCCTCCCGGGCCGCGATCGAGCAGCAGGTGCCGCTGGGCCGGATCGGGCGACCGGACGACATGGCGGGCACCGCCATCTTCCTGGCGTCCCGGGCCGGCGCCTACCTGACCGGGGCGGTGATCCCCGTCGACGGTGGGATCACCACGCACGGCTGAAGGCGGGGACGCTGTCCGCGTACCCCTGGGTGACGGCCGGGGCCGCGCGGACTCGGCAGATCCGCGCGGCCCCGGTGCGGGTGGGTCAGCGGCCGGCGAGCAGCCGGTTCACCGCGGTGTCGACGTCCAGGTGCTCGGCCTCGCGGCCGCGCGGGACGACGACGTAGGTCCGGCGCAGGAAGCGCACGAGCACGCTGCGCGGTACCTCGAACAGGGCGTTGCCGTCCGGGGACGACAGCGCGAGCGCGACGAAGTCGCCGCGCGGAGTGGCCCACGGCCACACCCGGACGTCGCCGATGCCGGCCGGCTCGTCGAGCCCGGTGACCAGCAGTTCGCGCGCGAACGACCAGCTCACCGCCTCGCCGCCGGCGGATTCGGCGTGGAACAGGACATGGACCGCATACGGGTCAGCAGGGTCGTAACGCAGACTGGCACGCACCGGCAAGGCGGTGGCGTCAGGTGCGACGAGCCTTAGCGACGTCTCGACCTCTACGGTCGTCGGTCGGATGACACTCATGGACGTTCTCCCCCCGGCACCGCTGCGGAACGCGCGTGTCCCGCTTTTCCCATACTCAGGTGCTACTCCTGGCTACGCTCCGCCATACGCTGACTTCACCCAGTGGTGGGAAGGGGGTCGGAAGGCCCGCTAGAATGTGAAAATTCTTGTAGGATTTCCGGTTCTGCCCAGTGCGTGATCCCGCCCGGCATCGGGTGGTTCAGTCGTCGACTTACTCCGGTAACGTCCAGTCGTCCGCAGGGGTGACGGTCGCGGGCCACACTGGGGGTGGAAATGGTCACGAAGCGTTCCGAAGTGGAGCCGACGACCACGGTCGACCCACCGAAAGGTGCGGCCCGAGCAGCCGAAAGGCGGGGGTACGGGGTGTCCACCGAACCAGGGTCGCGGCGCCCCTCCGGCACCGCCGTGGCCCCTCGCCGCAGCGGTTGGCAGCAGCGGGTGCACACCACCCTCGACCTGATCCGGGCCAACCCCACCGGCCGGGTCGCCCTCAAGATCTTCATCGGGGTGGCCGGCGCCATCGTCGTCACTGTCGGTATAGCGCTCATCCCGCTCCCCGGGCCCGGCTGGCTGCTGGTGATCGCCGGACTCGGGATCTGGGCCGTCGAGTTCCACTGGGCGCGCCGACTGCTCGGCTTCACCCGCCGGCACGTGCACGCCTGGACCCGCTGGGTCACCAGCCGGTCGCTGCCGGTGCGGTTCGTGCTGGGGGCGGTCGGGCTGGTCTTCGTGGCCGTGGTGGTGTGGCTGTCGCTCAAGTACAGCCTCGGCATCGACCTGGTGGCGCGGGCGCTGCACTACCTCGCCACGCACTGACCACCCGGGTTTTTGGTCCGGGCCCTCGATCAGGTAGAGTTCTCAGCGCTGAGGGCGATTAGCTCAGCGGGAGAGCGCTTCGTTCACACCGAAGAGGTCACTGGTTCGATCCCAGTATCGCCCACCATCGAAGTACCGCAGCAAGAGCCATCCTCGGAAGAGGGTGGCTCTTCTGGTTGCATCGTCAGGCTTCGTTGAACGTCAGCAGATCGTCAGCGAACGCGTTGCGGATTCATCAAGGCCGGCCGTCCGAGTGACGGATGGAGCCTCAGCCTGGTCGACAGGTGCTGGTGACCCCACGTGGGCGTCGCCGGTCGGAATGCCTGCGACGCCTACTCGGCGGCGAAGGTCGGGAGGCCGACCATGCGGCTTCATCGGTGGGCGATGGCGACAGATGCGCGCTGTCCAACAGCCTGGACGGCCCTGACGGTCGGCGGCCTCGTGCTGCTCTGAGCGTTCTGGCAGGCTCTCGTCATGCGCCCCATGGACGGCCGTGACGTCGACGAAGCCGTGGCCGAGATGGTGCGGGTACTTGCACCGCACGAGTCCGCGGACTGGCGACGCCCGGCTGGCACCCTCGAATGGAGCTGCTGGAAGACGGCCGCCCATGTCGCGCATGACCTCCTCGCGTACGCCGGGCAGCTCGCTGCTCTACCCGAATCCGCCTACCTTCCGTTCGACCTGGTGGTACGCGACGACGCGTCTCCCCGCGATCTGCTGCGAACAGTCACCGGCGCAGGACGGTTGCTGAGTAATGCGTTGGCCGTATCTGACCCTTCGGTGCGAGCCTGGCACTGGGGTCCGACGGACCCGAGCGGCTTCGCAGCGCTGGGCGTGAACGAGACGCTGGTGCACACCCACGACATCACCGAAGGTCTCGGCATCGTGTGGCATCCGCCCGAATCTCTCTGCAGCGCCGTGCTCGCCCGGCTTTTTCCCGACACTCCGGCCGAGGATCCGGTCCAGGCGCTCCTCTGGTCCACAGGGCGTACCGACCTTCCCGGCCGGCCTCGACTCATGTCGTGGGTCTTGAAGGCTGCAGTCGGCTAGGTCAACTGTCGGTGCCGCTGCTCCTCCTGTGCACGAGCATCCGCTCGTAGCGATCGGTGCTCTCCCTGTCGCAGGCCACATGGCGGACGCGTGCCGCACATCAGCCGACGGAGGACCGGAGTGTGCTGTGAGCTGTTGCCGAATTGGCCTGCACTGAATCAAGGCGCTCCGCGCGGCGCGGGCCGGGGCGCGGCAAACGGCTCCTGCCGAGCCGCCGCCCCGGCGCAAGGGCGCCGGGGCGGAAAATCAGCCGGCCCGAAACCCACGCCCCGCCCCGCGCATCACCCCTGGGTCAGTGAAGTGACCCGGTGACGAATCCCGAAGAACGGCCAAGACCAGGCGGACGCTCTCTCACCGGTTCCCGACGATCCAGAGACCCTCGGAAGGCCAGCGGCCACACGGGTGGACGGAGTTGCCGAACAACCGCGGTTGGCCGCTGGAGTCCCGGGAGGGAAAGGGGTGGAGGTGGTGGGAGGGGTGTAGGTGAGGGAGGCGCGGGGTTAGAGCTGTGCCTCCGGCGGGGGCCAGACGACTCCAGGATGGAGTTGCCGAACGGTTCCGGTGGGTGGGTGGTTGAGGTGGCACGCCATCCCGCCAGCCACCGACCCAGGCAAGCCGAGCAGACCAGGGCCAGGGCGACAAGGTCGTACGTCCGGTAGGGCGCTCCACCTTGTCACCCTGGCCCTGGCCTGCTCCACGGAGTGTGGGTCGGCGGCAGACAGTGAGGATGGTGGGGTGGGTCGCCGGGCTGGTCTGACTCACCGGCAGACCGACGCTTGCTTGTCCTCATCCCGATTCGTCGGCCGACCCGGTGGCCCCGACATCTACATGTCACCGGCCAGGCGTCGTGACTTGATAGGAGCCTGTGCGAGAGGCGCCCACCACTGTGTTGTCCGCATCGCCTGACCGGTGACGTGTCCACGTGTTCTCGACGCGACCGAGAAAGGCGGACCTCACCAGCATGGCAGCGAAGAAGCGATCGGTCATCGGCGGTGTCGACACCCACCGCGACACTCACCACGCGGCGATCATCGACAGCACGGGCGCGCTCCTGGCCGACGCCGAGTTCCCCGCGAACAGCGACGGCTATGCAGACCTGCTGGCCTGGATGCGCTCGTTCGGCCGGCTGACCGCCGTCGGAGTTGAAGGCACCGGCAGCTACGGCGCTGGCCTGGCCCGCCATCTGACCAGCAAGAAGGTCATCGTTGTCGAGGTCGACCGGCCCGATCGCAGGACGCGCCGCACCAAGGGCAAGTCCGACCCGATCGACGCCATCGCCGCCGCCCGGGCGACCCTCGCCGGCACCGCCATGGGCACACCGAAGACCCGCACCGGACCGGTCGAAGCCATCCGCGCCCTGCGAGTAGCCCGCCAAGGCGCAGTCAAGGCCCGCACGGCAGCGATCAACCAGATGCGCGGCCTGATCGCCGCCGCCCCGGAAAACCTGCGGGCACAGTTGACCAAGCTCAGCGCTGCCGTCCTGGTCACCCGCTGCGCCGCACTCACCATCGACCCGACCCGGCTCCACGACCCTGAACAGGCCACCGCCGCCGCGCTGTCCGGACTCGCCCGGCGAGCCAGCATCCTGACCGAGGAGATCACCACCCTGGACCGGCAGCTGGCACCGCTGGTCCGCCAGGCCGCGCCCCGCACCAGCGCCCTGTTCGGCGTCGGCACCGACGTCGCCGCTCAACTGCTCACCACCGCCGGCGACAACCCCGACCGGCTGCGCTCAGAAGCAGCACTGGCCCACCTCTGCGGTGCCGCACCCATCCCCGCCAGCTCAGGACGAGTGCGCCGCCACCGCCTCCACCGCGGAGGCGACCGCGGCGCCAACCACGCCCTGCACACCATCGCGCTGTGCCGCATGCGCTACGACCAACGCACCAGGGCCTACCTGCAACGACGCATCACCGAAGGCCTCAGCAAGCAGGAAATCCTGCGCTGCCTGAAGCGCTACATCGTCCGCGACGTCTACGCGGCCCTGCGGGCCGACTTCGCCGCCCTCACCCCTTGACCTCCATAGGAGCATCGGGATGACGAGCAAGGCACCTGCGGTGGCGAGGCACGCGGGATTCGGGACATCTGCCTGATAGGGCCATGCCGACTGCGGAGAGAGGCGCGACCTAATGCGAAAGGAGAATGCCTTCTCTTCAGCTGACAGCTGCTTCGATGCCCTCGCTGACGTCGCGCCACGCTGTGTCCGGGTTTTCCCAGTTCATTACCGCCTTGCCGTCAGTTGGGAGTGCCTGCAACTCCTTCAATGCCGGCTCATGGAGCCAATTGCAGTCTCTCACGATCACCGGGACGACCTTGCATTCGCCTGCCGTTCGCCTGCGTAACGCTTCCCGCATCTCCCTATCACTGCAGTAGTCGGATGCGAGGAAGTCTGCACTTATCAGTAGTATTACCAGATCAGCTTCCTGCAAGTTGCTATCGATTGCGTCTCGCCAGCCATCTCCCGCCCCAATGCGTCGGTCGCTCCACACGTCGATCAATCCGGACCTGCGGAGTACCTTCAGGTGACTCTCAAGAGAGTCTTTGTGTCGCTCGTCTTTGTGGCTATAGCTGATGAAGACGCGTGCACCTCTGCTGGTCGCTTCGACCGGGCCCTTGCGCAAGCTTTCTCTTTTTCGTGCCCTAAGGTCAACGCCATTCAGTAGTTCGGCTACATTTATATCGAAAAACTCGCCATCCATATACTCCTGGAGCATCGTCATTCCATTTCGCTCGGCGGCCACCAACTTTTCATACTGCACCGTCAGTTGGCGGCGAGCAATGACGACGGGAACGTATGCTTCTACTTTGAATAAAAAGCTTCGGTGAATATGCTCGAAGTCCGACCGGATGACTGCGAGGAGACGACGCCTTCCGGCCGTCGGGCCATCTACGGCAATGTGGATCACTCGATCTGTTGGTTCTGCTTTGATTAAGGCCTTGTTTCCTTCCCACGAGAGCACGCAGCCACTGCGCCACTTTGGTTGGTCGGTTGACAGTACATGTGAGCGAACGATAAACCTAGGCACCAGTCCCTCTGGTAGCACCGGGTATCTATACTGGAAGTGTAGAGCTCCCGCCTCCTTCACATGCCGTTCGACATCGACAGGCTGCTGCTTAGGAAGTAGTTCTGCAACCAGAAAGCGATCTGGGTGGTCGTGATAGGGAAAACACAGCTCGAATTTCCTCATCAGTTCAAGAAGGAAAGCGTGCCGCTCGGCGGGGTATTGATTCGGGTCAAGAATTTCAGTCAGATCTGCCGCTTCAATCTCGCCTCTTTTCTCTGAAGCTAGACGAGAGTTTAGGATGGCGTAGATTCCTTCAGTTACCCAGTGCGGATTTAAAACATGGGTATCGCGGAGGCGTGGATCATCTCTATAATTGAGGGCAATGCCTAGAAGGTGCAGATATTCTGCAAGCTTTTCCTGCTCGGCTTGGTCAACTTCCCCAAATTTTCGACACAATTGGCGAAACGACTCGAAGCTTAAGTAATTCTCGCGCATTGTGGATAGCTGATTCTTGATTTCGAACCATGCTGTGGGAAACTTGACCCTCAAGTCAGGAAGTTCGGAGGTTTCCTGCACGATCCGGGCTCTCAAGCGGTCGATTCCTAGGCCCTCGTCGCCAACCGCGCAATCTGACCTGACGAACGCACGGATCGCGGGGAATCTCTGGCGAAGGCCTACCTCATCAAGTTCGAATGGGTCCTTTGATATTTGATTCATGGCCACGATTACGGGTGAACCGGGAGCGAAGCTCTCCATCAACCGTAGCCAGTATTCAGCGTCTGCATCCGCGCTTCCAGACCGTCCTGAGAGCGCCAAGACATATAGGCTTCGGCTGGTCAAAAAGAACTGATGGGTTGCATGCATAATTTCTTGCCCGCCAAAATCCCATACATTAAGGCGCGCCTTCTGTTGGTCGGGAAGTGTAACATCCCAGGTCGTTACCTGTATCCCCTCTGTTCTGAGCTCTCCGGACTCAAAGTGGTTGTGAACTAATCGGTTAACCAGCGAGGTTTTGCCGACACCACCCCAGCCGAGCAAAATCAGCTTCGCCTCGTTGAGTGGTTTGCCGGACTCCGCTGTCCGAAAGTAATAGTCGAGAATTCTTTTGGCGGACCCGTCCCATCCGCCCTCCGGGAACTGACCGAGAATTTCCTCCGGCAGTTGAAGTAGTGGGTGGCCGTGCAACAATAATACTTCCAGGCCAGGCAGATTTTTGAGAGCCGCGGGGAGAGAGGCGAGGCTTTCTAATCTTACGTCTTGCTCGCTTGGAGTACGGATAGCGCGCACGCTGCGACTTGGAGTTTCCTCCCACTCCACCGGGGCATCGTCGCTATCGTCTTCCCGTATCAAATAAGCGCCGTATCCTGCTTGACTGAAGAAGTCAAGAATCTTAAGCCTCTGCCAAGAGGTGACTACCTCCGGGACTTGATCGAATCGGTTAAATCCTAGGCGAACGTGGCGCAGTGGAAGACCCGCCATCGTGTCGGGTAGGTCTGTTAGGAAATTCCGTTCGAGTGATAGGCTTCTCAGTCTCTTAAGAGCGCCGAATGACGGAGGAATTGCGGTGAGATTGTTCCGGGCGAGGTTCAGCTGTATTAGATTAGGCAGGCGGTCCCATTTGTCGGGTAACACATGAAGGTTATTCGCCCAAAGCTGAAGTGTCTGCAAATGCTCTAAGTCGAAGAGCCAGTTAGGGATCTGGCCGAAATGGTTGTCCCCGATCGCCAAGTGGCGGAGTTCCTTCAGGTGGCCGATAGAAGGCGGAAGGTGGCAATTGGAGCCCGCACTGAACTTTTGAAGGCCCGTCAGTTCCCCTACCTGGGGAGGAATGAACAAATCATCATTGCTCCATAGGTCTAGAACTCGGAGATTCTTTAGGTTGCCAATTCGTGGCGAGACGGAAGTAATTCGGTTGCTGGTTAGCTTGAGAATCGTCAGTTGTTCAAGGCTATATACCTCATCCGGAATCTCTTCGATCTGCGCGAAAGAGAGATCTAGGACACCGGTTTCTGCGGAATTTTGGATGGCTTCTTCGACTTCTTCTAACGACCAACCGGTATCTAGAACGTCGTCATCTTCATCTAGGTCATCATCATCGTGGTACAGGTCGTCATCATCGAACAACGCTTCTTGATTCAATCCGAGCCTCCCACAGCATTAACTTCATCGGACTGTCGTTCAAAGTCGAGAGCCGCTTAGTGTTTGAACGCGAGCGCTACCGGACTCACTGCAACAGACTCGCTACGAGTCGCGACTCGTTAGGGCGGTATAAGAGTAGACAGGCAATTCGCCAACATCGTCAATGTAAACATAGGCGTGATCGACTCCGGGGCTTGCGACGTCGGAGGATCCGAGATAAAAGCCACTCTGATGCAGTATCAATTGCGGCGGAAGGGCTCCACCAGAATCGGTCTCTATGGGGACCACCCGGCCATCTGCGGGCCCACCGACCAGCCATCCCTCTACAATGGTCATTGGAGGATCATCCCAGGTGATAGGAGTGAAAGGAAGCCTGGCTTCAGGGGTGACCGGTGGATGCCTGGGGCCGAGGGCCGACGTCAGACGCCCAGCCCGTGACTCCGAGGAGCACGTGCGGCAAGCTGGGCTTGTGACTGCGGCCATCATTGCTGCGAGCGCGAGCGTTGTCGTCGCCGTGCTTGCCTTCGTACTCAACCAGTATGGACAGACTCGCCGAGACCGGCGGCAGGCTCGCTTGAGCCGAGTCAATGGTCAGTTGCGCGACCTTTATGGCCCGTTAAACGCCATTGTGGACTCAAACGAGCGGGTTTGGGTCGCATTGCGAGGCACTGCGCTTCCTGGTGCGACCGAGCGGAGCGCCACTGCGGGCGATGCTGCCTGGCGCAGGTGGCGAGACGAGGTCCTTCAGCCCGCGAACCGTCAGATGCGCGATCTCGTCTTCAGGTATGCCGACCTACTAGTGGAGGAGGAGGTACCTGTACCGCTCCGCGACTTCTGTGCCCACGTGGCTGCTCAAGAGATTGTCCGCGCTTCCGAGGCTCAGGGTGTCAAAGAGGACCCTCTAATTGGCC
The Micromonospora sp. R77 DNA segment above includes these coding regions:
- a CDS encoding COR domain-containing protein, giving the protein MNQEALFDDDDLYHDDDDLDEDDDVLDTGWSLEEVEEAIQNSAETGVLDLSFAQIEEIPDEVYSLEQLTILKLTSNRITSVSPRIGNLKNLRVLDLWSNDDLFIPPQVGELTGLQKFSAGSNCHLPPSIGHLKELRHLAIGDNHFGQIPNWLFDLEHLQTLQLWANNLHVLPDKWDRLPNLIQLNLARNNLTAIPPSFGALKRLRSLSLERNFLTDLPDTMAGLPLRHVRLGFNRFDQVPEVVTSWQRLKILDFFSQAGYGAYLIREDDSDDAPVEWEETPSRSVRAIRTPSEQDVRLESLASLPAALKNLPGLEVLLLHGHPLLQLPEEILGQFPEGGWDGSAKRILDYYFRTAESGKPLNEAKLILLGWGGVGKTSLVNRLVHNHFESGELRTEGIQVTTWDVTLPDQQKARLNVWDFGGQEIMHATHQFFLTSRSLYVLALSGRSGSADADAEYWLRLMESFAPGSPVIVAMNQISKDPFELDEVGLRQRFPAIRAFVRSDCAVGDEGLGIDRLRARIVQETSELPDLRVKFPTAWFEIKNQLSTMRENYLSFESFRQLCRKFGEVDQAEQEKLAEYLHLLGIALNYRDDPRLRDTHVLNPHWVTEGIYAILNSRLASEKRGEIEAADLTEILDPNQYPAERHAFLLELMRKFELCFPYHDHPDRFLVAELLPKQQPVDVERHVKEAGALHFQYRYPVLPEGLVPRFIVRSHVLSTDQPKWRSGCVLSWEGNKALIKAEPTDRVIHIAVDGPTAGRRRLLAVIRSDFEHIHRSFLFKVEAYVPVVIARRQLTVQYEKLVAAERNGMTMLQEYMDGEFFDINVAELLNGVDLRARKRESLRKGPVEATSRGARVFISYSHKDERHKDSLESHLKVLRRSGLIDVWSDRRIGAGDGWRDAIDSNLQEADLVILLISADFLASDYCSDREMREALRRRTAGECKVVPVIVRDCNWLHEPALKELQALPTDGKAVMNWENPDTAWRDVSEGIEAAVS